The following coding sequences are from one Lycium ferocissimum isolate CSIRO_LF1 chromosome 3, AGI_CSIRO_Lferr_CH_V1, whole genome shotgun sequence window:
- the LOC132048954 gene encoding uncharacterized protein LOC132048954 produces MEETSHKSVTKKVVADFVRNNIICRFGIPESIVTDNGDNLNSHLIKDICEQFKITHRNLTAYRPQMNGVVEAANKNIKRILRKMIDNYKGWHEKFPCALLGYRTTTITSTGATSYLPVYGTEAVIPAEVEVPSLRIIQEAKLDNVEWVRARYEQLALIDEKRMAVVCHDQLYRQRTARTFNKRVRTRLFQIEQMVLKRIFPYQDEYKEKFIPNWQGPYVVRKVLSGGAVVLAEIDG; encoded by the coding sequence ATGGAAGAAACATCACATAAGTCAGTGACAAAGAAAGTGGTAGCCGATTTCGTGCGAAACAATATCATATGCCGATTTGGCATACCCGAGTCCATTGTAACTGACAATGGGGACAATTTGAATAGCCATCTGATAAAGGATATCTGTGAGCAATTCAAGATCACTCACCGAAACTTGACAGCCTACCGGCCACAAATGAACGGAGTCGTAGAAgcagccaacaagaatatcaagaggatattaaggaaaatgatAGACAATTACAAAGGTTGGCACGAGAAATTTCCTTGTGCTTTACTGGGATACCGTACCACGACCATAACTTCAACAGGAGCAACTTCATACCTACCGGTCTATGGTACTGAAGCAGTTATACCTGCCGAGGTTGAGGTACCTTCCTTAAGGATCATCCAAGAAGCAAAATTGGACAATGTTGAATGGGTCCGAGCTCGATATGAGCAACTGGCTTTAATTGATGAGAAAAGGATGGCTGTCGTATGCCACGATCAACTATACCGACAAAGGACGGCAAGAACCTTCAACAAACGAGTCAGGACTCGACTTTTCCAAATTGAGCAGATGGTGCTCAAAAGAATTTTCCCGTATCAAGATGAATACAAAGAGAAATTCATTCCCAACTGGCAAGGTCCTTATGTGGTCCGTAAAGTACTCTCCGGAGGAGCAGTAGTACTGGCAGAGATAGATGGGTAG